Proteins encoded together in one Impatiens glandulifera chromosome 1, dImpGla2.1, whole genome shotgun sequence window:
- the LOC124919510 gene encoding uncharacterized protein LOC124919510 isoform X1 → MKSRSHHPAASPAPDDWVDGSWTVDCVCGVNFDDGEEMVNCDECGVWVHTRCSRYLKSEKSFVCDKCKSKNSRNDSEEKEVAQLLVELPTKTLNMDKPLPPRNALRRPFRLWAELPMEEKVHVQGIPGGEPGLFSGMSSIITPELWKCTGYVPKKFNFQYREFPCWGKKQEDEVKSQEGKEVPMDKVAGMLFSLSEDNVSNKPVGTQVAMKRLINDRSKIMTHLEGENLDLGGRSQGSGSKNEKNLQGSLLNQYGKRKKEDTGIFSERLKKKKVGVHDEEGSFKKLLPRPTKTVSTQTSDAKQLELCEDSGLKAVKTCSQGIKSTILKDTSCSVVNIKNAAGSSELPSDAASLDTTTGNDISIQLKPTGNKDGQQVSARSENSQKNGDSLALSRGRKNHRSTSMKDEDIDLKYDVAKDNGKSYSLSNPTDSQKAVVKGCTTVPVTEINQSCQDSSCHKLPSAPPLCSKAERDGGADVHLNTKTSESHPMAEDTSEKSTENGKMGKTVGVLNSEPKQQMEVPESFVVSEKSQKNLSENKLDLKPANEPSKSSSNTTATGISKISITGYRRSLNTRGHSVDKEHGKDSNLSKDEDVHQVPRKISKEHSKYSVSSTSKSSSHSKKISHSFVTKKTSPDSRKPLPHTSTKSSSAPNAGDTISTESAGSLQKQRVLDVQNKSPLPGLPNKAEKVNNLSSGPQSTKVTQPVSSSIASKTPAALSDEELALLLHQELNSSPRVPRVPRMRHTGSLPHLTSPTGTSTLMKRTSSAGGKDQNFIPKRKGKDIAKDASQSSYGMDSEVKRMKRRPSYSPDRKKHDPVTNTDASARSLGDSGSGKGLHSNKKSTPPPVSTASISSGPASSAEINEQNVVSMHNSPHHASDDDVGGPVHHTLPGLLAEIMGKGQRMTYEELCDAVLPHWPNLRKHNGERYAYSSHSQAVLDCLRNRNEWSQLVDRGPKTNASRKRRKLDIDGQEVESEHGGGSNGKERTEEADSKSFDSRREEFPKGKRKARKRRRLALQGRGIKDIRRRRRVDMVSEDDNTRSPSSSTQESLSSEDDGSSASSGDAV, encoded by the exons ATGAAGAGTCGATCCCACCACCCGGCCGCGTCTCCAGCTCCTGACGACTGGGTGGATGGCTCTTGGACAGTTGATTGCGTTTGTGGTGTGAATTTCGATGATGGTGAAGAGATGGTCAACTGTGATGAGTGCGGGGTTTGGGTGCACACTCGATGCTCGCGATATCTTAAGAGCGAGAAGTCTTTCGTTTGCGACAAATGCAAGAGCAAGAACTCGAGGAATGATAGTGAGGAGAAGGAAGTTGCCCAGTTGTTGGTTGAGCTACCCACTAAAACTTTGAACATGGACAAACCATTACCTCCTAGAAATGCACTTAGGCGTCCATTTAGGCTTTGGGCTGAACTACCTATGGAGGAGAAAGTACATGTTCAAGGCATCCCTGGTGGTGAGCCTGGCCTCTTTAGTGGGATGTCATCCATTATTACACCTGAACTTTGGAAGTGTACTGGTTACGTTCCAAAGAAGTTCAATTTTCAGTATAGAGAGTTTCCTTGTTGGGGAAAAAAGCAGGAGGATGAGGTGAAATCACAAGAAGGAAAAGAAGTTCCTATGGATAAGGTTGCTGGAATGCTATTCTCGCTTTCTGAGGATAATGTCTCAAATAAACCTGTGGGAACACAGGTTGCTATGAAAAGGTTAATTAACGACCGTTCAAAAATTATGACACATTTGGAAGGAGAAAATTTAGATTTGGGGGGGCGTTCACAGGGAAGTGGGTCGAAGAATGAGAAGAACTTACAGGGATCCTTGCTGAATCAATATGGAAAGCGGAAGAAGGAAGATACAGGAATATTCAGTGAACgattgaaaaagaagaaggttGGAGTACATGATGAAGAGGGTAGTTTTAAAAAGTTGCTTCCTCGTCCCACCAAAACag TATCCACGCAAACAAGTGACGCAAAACAATTGGAATTGTGTGAAGACAGTGGTCTTAAGGCTGTCAAGACTTGTAGTCAAGGCATCAAAAGCACAATTTTAAAGGATACTTCATGTTCTGTGGTGAATATCAAGAATGCTGCTGGTTCAAGTGAGCTACCTTCAGATGCTGCATCTTTGGATACAACAACTGGTAATGATATTTCAATTCAACTAAAACCCACGGGAAACAAGGATGGTCAACAAGTATCAGCGAGGTCTGAGAATTCTCAAAAAAATGGTGATAGTTTGGCATTATCGAGAGGAAGAAAAAATCATCGCAGTACTTCAATGAAAGACGAG GACATTGATCTGAAGTATGATGTGGCGAAGGATAATGGAAAAAGTTATTCACTAAGCAATCCAACTGACTCTCAAAAGGCAGTCGTCAAAGGCTGCACAACAGTACCTGTGACTGAAATTAATCAAAGTTGTCAGGATAGCAGTTGTCACAAATTGCCAAGTGCTCCACCATTGTGTTCCAAAGCAGAAAGAGATGGCGGTGCTGACGTACATCTCAATACGAAGACCTCAGAAAGTCACCCCATGGCTGAAGACACAAGTGAAAAATCTACGGAAAATGGGAAAATGGGTAAAACTGTTGGAGTTCTCAATTCCGAGCCCAAACAACAAATGGAGGTCCCTGAAAGCTTTGTTGTTTCAGAGAAATCTCAGAAAAATCTTTCAGAAAATAAACTTGATTTGAAGCCTGCCAATGAGCCTTCAAAATCCTCTTCAAACACAACCGCTACTGGGatttccaaaatttcaattacTGGTTACCGTAGGTCTTTGAACACTCGGGGTCATAGTGTTGACAAAGAACATGGAAAAGATAGCAATTTGTCCAAGGATGAAGATGTGCATCAAGTGCCAAGGAAAATATCTAAAGAACATTCTAAATATTCTGTTAGTTCAACATCTAAATCATCATCACATTCAAAGAAAATTTCACACTCGTTTGTTACAAAGAAGACGTCTCCAGATTCAAGGAAACCTTTGCCTCACACATCTACTAAATCATCTTCTGCACCAAATGCTGGAGATACAATCTCGACTGAATCAGCTGGGTCATTACAGAAGCAGAGGGTGCTAGATGTGCAAAACAAATCACCACTTCCCGGATTACCCAATAAAGCCGAAAAGGTTAATAATCTTTCAAGTGGACCACAATCTACCAAGGTGACACAACCTGTGTCCTCTTCCATAGCTTCAAAAACGCCTGCAGCACTAAGTGATGAGGAG CTTGCTTTACTCTTGCATCAAGAACTCAATAGTTCTCCTAGAGTGCCTCGTGTGCCACGAATGCGGCACACTGGTAGCTTACCTCACTTAACTTCACCTACTGGTACAAGCACCCTAATGAAGCGGACATCTAGTGCTGGAGGGAAAGATCAGAATTTT atTCCTAAAAGAAAAGGCAAAGATATAGCTAAAGATGCATCTCAAAGTTCTTATGGCATGGATAGTGAAGTTAAGAGGATGAAAAGAAGGCCTTCTTATTCACCCGATCGGAAGAAACATGACCCAGTTACAAATACTGATGCTTCTGCTAGGAGTTTGGGGGACAGTGGTTCTGGCAAAGGGCTACACTCTAACAAGAAGAGTACTCCTCCCCCTGTTTCAACTGCATCTATTAGCAGTGGTCCAGCTTCCTCTGCCGAGATAAATGAACAGAATGTAGTGTCCATGCACAACTCCCCCCATCATGCTTCTGATGATGATGTTGGTGGCCCTGTTCATCACACTTTACCAG GATTACTTGCTGAGATTATGGGCAAGGGCCAAAGAATGACATATGAAGAGCTTTGTGATGCTGTGCTGCCG CATTGGCCTAACTTGAGGAAACATAATGGAGAGCGTTATGCTTATTCAAGTCATTCACAGGCTGTCCTAGATTGTTTGAGAAACAGAAATGAATGGTCTCAGTTGGTGGACCGTGGTCCCAag ACTAATGCCAGTCGAAAAAGACGCAAGCTTGACATCGACGGGCAGGAAGTCGAATCGGAGCATGGCGGTGGTTCAAATGGCAAGGAAAGAACCGAGGAAGCAGACAGTAAGAGTTTTGATTCACGTAGAGAAGAATTCCCCAAGGGCAAAAGGAAAGCAAGGAAGCGCAGACGGTTAGCCCTTCAAGGGAGGGGCATTAAGGACATTCGCAGGAGACGTCGTGTCGATATGGTTAGTGAAGATGACAATACAAGGTCACCTTCAAGCTCTACACAGGAGAGTTTGTCGAGTGAGGATGACGGTTCGTCTGCCAGCTCTGGTGATGCTGTCTGA
- the LOC124919510 gene encoding uncharacterized protein LOC124919510 isoform X2: MKSRSHHPAASPAPDDWVDGSWTVDCVCGVNFDDGEEMVNCDECGVWVHTRCSRYLKSEKSFVCDKCKSKNSRNDSEEKEVAQLLVELPTKTLNMDKPLPPRNALRRPFRLWAELPMEEKVHVQGIPGGEPGLFSGMSSIITPELWKCTGYVPKKFNFQYREFPCWGKKQEDEVKSQEGKEVPMDKVAGMLFSLSEDNVSNKPVGTQVAMKRLINDRSKIMTHLEGENLDLGGRSQGSGSKNEKNLQGSLLNQYGKRKKEDTGIFSERLKKKKVGVHDEEGSFKKLLPRPTKTDSGLKAVKTCSQGIKSTILKDTSCSVVNIKNAAGSSELPSDAASLDTTTGNDISIQLKPTGNKDGQQVSARSENSQKNGDSLALSRGRKNHRSTSMKDEDIDLKYDVAKDNGKSYSLSNPTDSQKAVVKGCTTVPVTEINQSCQDSSCHKLPSAPPLCSKAERDGGADVHLNTKTSESHPMAEDTSEKSTENGKMGKTVGVLNSEPKQQMEVPESFVVSEKSQKNLSENKLDLKPANEPSKSSSNTTATGISKISITGYRRSLNTRGHSVDKEHGKDSNLSKDEDVHQVPRKISKEHSKYSVSSTSKSSSHSKKISHSFVTKKTSPDSRKPLPHTSTKSSSAPNAGDTISTESAGSLQKQRVLDVQNKSPLPGLPNKAEKVNNLSSGPQSTKVTQPVSSSIASKTPAALSDEELALLLHQELNSSPRVPRVPRMRHTGSLPHLTSPTGTSTLMKRTSSAGGKDQNFIPKRKGKDIAKDASQSSYGMDSEVKRMKRRPSYSPDRKKHDPVTNTDASARSLGDSGSGKGLHSNKKSTPPPVSTASISSGPASSAEINEQNVVSMHNSPHHASDDDVGGPVHHTLPGLLAEIMGKGQRMTYEELCDAVLPHWPNLRKHNGERYAYSSHSQAVLDCLRNRNEWSQLVDRGPKTNASRKRRKLDIDGQEVESEHGGGSNGKERTEEADSKSFDSRREEFPKGKRKARKRRRLALQGRGIKDIRRRRRVDMVSEDDNTRSPSSSTQESLSSEDDGSSASSGDAV, translated from the exons ATGAAGAGTCGATCCCACCACCCGGCCGCGTCTCCAGCTCCTGACGACTGGGTGGATGGCTCTTGGACAGTTGATTGCGTTTGTGGTGTGAATTTCGATGATGGTGAAGAGATGGTCAACTGTGATGAGTGCGGGGTTTGGGTGCACACTCGATGCTCGCGATATCTTAAGAGCGAGAAGTCTTTCGTTTGCGACAAATGCAAGAGCAAGAACTCGAGGAATGATAGTGAGGAGAAGGAAGTTGCCCAGTTGTTGGTTGAGCTACCCACTAAAACTTTGAACATGGACAAACCATTACCTCCTAGAAATGCACTTAGGCGTCCATTTAGGCTTTGGGCTGAACTACCTATGGAGGAGAAAGTACATGTTCAAGGCATCCCTGGTGGTGAGCCTGGCCTCTTTAGTGGGATGTCATCCATTATTACACCTGAACTTTGGAAGTGTACTGGTTACGTTCCAAAGAAGTTCAATTTTCAGTATAGAGAGTTTCCTTGTTGGGGAAAAAAGCAGGAGGATGAGGTGAAATCACAAGAAGGAAAAGAAGTTCCTATGGATAAGGTTGCTGGAATGCTATTCTCGCTTTCTGAGGATAATGTCTCAAATAAACCTGTGGGAACACAGGTTGCTATGAAAAGGTTAATTAACGACCGTTCAAAAATTATGACACATTTGGAAGGAGAAAATTTAGATTTGGGGGGGCGTTCACAGGGAAGTGGGTCGAAGAATGAGAAGAACTTACAGGGATCCTTGCTGAATCAATATGGAAAGCGGAAGAAGGAAGATACAGGAATATTCAGTGAACgattgaaaaagaagaaggttGGAGTACATGATGAAGAGGGTAGTTTTAAAAAGTTGCTTCCTCGTCCCACCAAAACag ACAGTGGTCTTAAGGCTGTCAAGACTTGTAGTCAAGGCATCAAAAGCACAATTTTAAAGGATACTTCATGTTCTGTGGTGAATATCAAGAATGCTGCTGGTTCAAGTGAGCTACCTTCAGATGCTGCATCTTTGGATACAACAACTGGTAATGATATTTCAATTCAACTAAAACCCACGGGAAACAAGGATGGTCAACAAGTATCAGCGAGGTCTGAGAATTCTCAAAAAAATGGTGATAGTTTGGCATTATCGAGAGGAAGAAAAAATCATCGCAGTACTTCAATGAAAGACGAG GACATTGATCTGAAGTATGATGTGGCGAAGGATAATGGAAAAAGTTATTCACTAAGCAATCCAACTGACTCTCAAAAGGCAGTCGTCAAAGGCTGCACAACAGTACCTGTGACTGAAATTAATCAAAGTTGTCAGGATAGCAGTTGTCACAAATTGCCAAGTGCTCCACCATTGTGTTCCAAAGCAGAAAGAGATGGCGGTGCTGACGTACATCTCAATACGAAGACCTCAGAAAGTCACCCCATGGCTGAAGACACAAGTGAAAAATCTACGGAAAATGGGAAAATGGGTAAAACTGTTGGAGTTCTCAATTCCGAGCCCAAACAACAAATGGAGGTCCCTGAAAGCTTTGTTGTTTCAGAGAAATCTCAGAAAAATCTTTCAGAAAATAAACTTGATTTGAAGCCTGCCAATGAGCCTTCAAAATCCTCTTCAAACACAACCGCTACTGGGatttccaaaatttcaattacTGGTTACCGTAGGTCTTTGAACACTCGGGGTCATAGTGTTGACAAAGAACATGGAAAAGATAGCAATTTGTCCAAGGATGAAGATGTGCATCAAGTGCCAAGGAAAATATCTAAAGAACATTCTAAATATTCTGTTAGTTCAACATCTAAATCATCATCACATTCAAAGAAAATTTCACACTCGTTTGTTACAAAGAAGACGTCTCCAGATTCAAGGAAACCTTTGCCTCACACATCTACTAAATCATCTTCTGCACCAAATGCTGGAGATACAATCTCGACTGAATCAGCTGGGTCATTACAGAAGCAGAGGGTGCTAGATGTGCAAAACAAATCACCACTTCCCGGATTACCCAATAAAGCCGAAAAGGTTAATAATCTTTCAAGTGGACCACAATCTACCAAGGTGACACAACCTGTGTCCTCTTCCATAGCTTCAAAAACGCCTGCAGCACTAAGTGATGAGGAG CTTGCTTTACTCTTGCATCAAGAACTCAATAGTTCTCCTAGAGTGCCTCGTGTGCCACGAATGCGGCACACTGGTAGCTTACCTCACTTAACTTCACCTACTGGTACAAGCACCCTAATGAAGCGGACATCTAGTGCTGGAGGGAAAGATCAGAATTTT atTCCTAAAAGAAAAGGCAAAGATATAGCTAAAGATGCATCTCAAAGTTCTTATGGCATGGATAGTGAAGTTAAGAGGATGAAAAGAAGGCCTTCTTATTCACCCGATCGGAAGAAACATGACCCAGTTACAAATACTGATGCTTCTGCTAGGAGTTTGGGGGACAGTGGTTCTGGCAAAGGGCTACACTCTAACAAGAAGAGTACTCCTCCCCCTGTTTCAACTGCATCTATTAGCAGTGGTCCAGCTTCCTCTGCCGAGATAAATGAACAGAATGTAGTGTCCATGCACAACTCCCCCCATCATGCTTCTGATGATGATGTTGGTGGCCCTGTTCATCACACTTTACCAG GATTACTTGCTGAGATTATGGGCAAGGGCCAAAGAATGACATATGAAGAGCTTTGTGATGCTGTGCTGCCG CATTGGCCTAACTTGAGGAAACATAATGGAGAGCGTTATGCTTATTCAAGTCATTCACAGGCTGTCCTAGATTGTTTGAGAAACAGAAATGAATGGTCTCAGTTGGTGGACCGTGGTCCCAag ACTAATGCCAGTCGAAAAAGACGCAAGCTTGACATCGACGGGCAGGAAGTCGAATCGGAGCATGGCGGTGGTTCAAATGGCAAGGAAAGAACCGAGGAAGCAGACAGTAAGAGTTTTGATTCACGTAGAGAAGAATTCCCCAAGGGCAAAAGGAAAGCAAGGAAGCGCAGACGGTTAGCCCTTCAAGGGAGGGGCATTAAGGACATTCGCAGGAGACGTCGTGTCGATATGGTTAGTGAAGATGACAATACAAGGTCACCTTCAAGCTCTACACAGGAGAGTTTGTCGAGTGAGGATGACGGTTCGTCTGCCAGCTCTGGTGATGCTGTCTGA